The Flavobacterium piscisymbiosum genome includes a region encoding these proteins:
- a CDS encoding T9SS type A sorting domain-containing protein yields the protein MSRVTQSSSGFISLQEYSTRWYSQREPGVMILSGLFFNYSKFDENAYPSKLNYVNNQFSDKFTGGVWQNPYIQKQVFAVSPAVNNQNELHLKVKLPSNLFLSNNSAGIQNIQIDFSDNQGYQNVNYDQLINVNYSVEGYYTWRYKLTLTNGQILNGHSKVKIGNPIVGECINCEGPIHGPYLKTASTQTYYTAADDKIAITATTPYKNQLGKAVLHINYASADHQIRKPLIVAEGFDLGVIVSPEQEEGLNTRQQFINKYTFSGSNLPLALSSYDIIYVNWKNGVDFIQRNAYVLEEVIKYVNTRKAAAGSTTPNVIIGQSMGGLIARYALRDIELNRNFNHDTQMYISHDAPHLGANTPLSVQYAMRHIRNIYVSSPIAMITGESDIPVISNLANGIIDLINSNNGNNTDLNEIDYVTPLTVFSASDAPAARQMMVNWMNRKYEIKNGIHDLWQQELTEMGYPQGYPGKPIRNIAIANGSECGVLQPDNGNIMSYIKTAGSNTALSNYIGILDGVYGTFLSRPDIVSVGLLPGNSKWEINFQSKYMTVLNDNKNIYHGSIKYKKKVLWFIPVSITVSEKNVGQPSNILPYDIYGGGRQQTSTDDLVLDGIVSNSFSFIPTVSALDIGKGLIVLNDSDYRKSYVGETPPAAPKNTAFQNFVTDFNKNNPATSNSGHISFNARNGNWLSSELAALSNPALTPIRTNCSFICSDAQIQGDNSLCNIGTYSVPNIAESYNWSITQGSNLVALSGNGTSTVSLLLLSPKSTGQITLSLTIGSTECGYRTINKQITVGNIAFNASIDGPFKICENDIVTYTIPGTCASVPAIEWSVTPNLTILSISGYSVTVKENTGQAGSAELTATFLSNGSTMTRNLQIGDNQYFAANKTVFHYPTDMYNNYYNGTEYVFNMMVLPNNVDSEYTFSDFKVNGVPVNISAERKTSSLYTFWVPTYMANDIECPVLEYTLTCTSRCGVIRSIPGAVAITCLGFLDPGPLEPFEPFEPFQGRTAASNQISYKIYPNPSSNIININLADENYRPVSSSIISAELYNITGDLKSAVAIKNHTAQLNVSNLPLGVYVIRINIDGKIESHQVLIK from the coding sequence ATGTCCAGGGTCACCCAAAGTTCATCCGGATTCATATCTCTTCAGGAATATTCAACGAGATGGTACTCGCAACGTGAGCCAGGTGTAATGATATTAAGCGGGCTCTTTTTTAACTACAGTAAATTTGATGAAAACGCTTATCCGTCAAAACTGAATTATGTGAATAATCAGTTTTCTGATAAATTTACTGGCGGTGTATGGCAAAATCCTTATATCCAAAAGCAAGTATTTGCTGTATCGCCGGCTGTAAACAATCAAAATGAGTTACACCTAAAAGTGAAGCTGCCTTCAAATCTTTTTTTATCCAATAATAGCGCTGGAATTCAAAATATTCAAATTGATTTTTCTGACAATCAAGGGTATCAAAATGTTAATTATGACCAACTAATCAATGTAAATTATTCAGTGGAAGGCTACTATACTTGGAGATACAAATTAACACTTACCAATGGACAGATCCTAAATGGGCACTCTAAAGTAAAGATAGGCAATCCAATTGTTGGAGAATGCATTAATTGTGAAGGACCAATTCATGGCCCTTATTTAAAAACGGCTTCAACTCAAACTTATTATACTGCTGCTGATGATAAAATCGCCATAACAGCAACTACTCCCTACAAAAATCAATTAGGTAAAGCGGTACTGCATATTAACTATGCCAGTGCCGATCATCAAATACGAAAACCTCTAATTGTTGCAGAAGGTTTTGATTTAGGCGTCATAGTAAGCCCTGAACAAGAGGAAGGATTAAATACCAGACAACAGTTTATTAACAAATACACTTTTTCCGGTTCAAACTTACCATTAGCTCTCAGCTCATATGACATAATTTATGTCAATTGGAAAAATGGAGTTGATTTTATTCAGAGAAATGCATATGTCCTTGAAGAGGTGATTAAATATGTCAATACTAGAAAGGCGGCAGCTGGGAGCACGACTCCAAATGTAATTATCGGCCAGAGTATGGGCGGATTAATTGCAAGGTATGCACTCCGCGATATAGAGCTGAACAGAAACTTTAATCATGATACTCAAATGTACATTTCACACGATGCACCGCATCTGGGCGCTAATACGCCCTTAAGTGTGCAGTATGCCATGAGACATATTCGAAACATATATGTGAGTTCGCCAATTGCTATGATTACAGGTGAGTCTGATATTCCTGTTATTTCAAATCTTGCAAATGGAATTATCGATCTTATAAACAGTAATAATGGTAACAATACCGATCTTAATGAAATTGATTATGTAACTCCTTTGACTGTTTTTTCAGCGTCAGATGCTCCTGCTGCAAGACAAATGATGGTTAATTGGATGAACAGAAAATATGAGATAAAAAATGGAATACATGATCTCTGGCAGCAGGAACTAACTGAAATGGGATATCCTCAAGGTTACCCAGGCAAACCAATTAGAAATATTGCCATCGCAAACGGAAGTGAATGCGGGGTACTTCAACCTGATAATGGTAATATTATGAGTTATATTAAGACTGCGGGAAGCAATACTGCATTATCAAATTACATAGGTATATTAGATGGAGTTTATGGAACTTTTTTATCTCGACCTGATATTGTAAGTGTTGGTTTATTACCAGGTAATTCAAAATGGGAAATTAATTTTCAGTCTAAATACATGACTGTATTAAATGACAATAAAAACATATATCACGGTAGTATAAAATATAAGAAAAAAGTTTTATGGTTTATTCCGGTATCTATTACAGTTTCTGAAAAAAACGTTGGGCAGCCTAGCAATATTCTTCCCTATGATATATACGGAGGAGGAAGACAACAAACTTCTACCGATGACTTAGTTCTTGATGGAATAGTTTCAAATTCTTTTAGCTTTATACCTACGGTAAGCGCACTTGATATTGGAAAAGGTTTGATTGTACTCAATGATAGTGATTATAGAAAGTCATATGTCGGAGAAACTCCTCCTGCTGCTCCGAAAAATACTGCATTTCAAAACTTTGTGACTGATTTTAATAAAAACAATCCTGCTACCAGCAATTCAGGACATATCAGTTTTAATGCTAGAAACGGAAACTGGCTTTCATCTGAACTTGCTGCATTAAGTAATCCTGCCCTCACTCCTATTAGAACAAACTGTTCCTTTATATGCTCAGATGCACAAATACAGGGAGATAACAGCTTATGTAATATCGGCACTTATTCCGTTCCAAATATTGCTGAAAGTTATAATTGGAGCATTACTCAGGGATCCAATCTTGTCGCTCTTTCTGGAAATGGAACTTCAACAGTTTCCCTGCTTTTACTTTCTCCAAAATCAACAGGCCAGATTACATTAAGTCTAACAATAGGAAGTACAGAGTGCGGCTACAGGACAATAAACAAGCAGATAACAGTTGGTAATATTGCATTTAATGCCTCAATAGATGGACCTTTCAAAATTTGTGAGAATGATATAGTTACTTACACTATTCCGGGAACCTGCGCTTCTGTACCGGCTATAGAATGGTCTGTTACTCCAAATCTCACCATACTTTCAATTTCAGGCTATTCCGTAACAGTGAAAGAAAATACTGGACAGGCAGGATCTGCAGAATTAACTGCCACTTTCCTATCAAATGGCTCTACAATGACAAGAAACCTTCAAATTGGTGATAACCAATATTTTGCAGCAAATAAAACTGTCTTCCATTACCCGACCGATATGTACAACAATTATTATAATGGTACTGAATACGTTTTTAATATGATGGTTCTTCCAAATAATGTAGATAGCGAATATACCTTTTCTGACTTTAAAGTGAATGGAGTGCCAGTAAATATTAGTGCAGAAAGAAAAACGAGTTCTCTTTATACGTTTTGGGTTCCAACGTACATGGCAAACGATATAGAATGTCCTGTATTAGAGTATACTTTGACCTGCACGTCGCGATGTGGCGTAATCCGTTCAATTCCTGGAGCTGTTGCAATTACCTGCTTAGGTTTCTTAGATCCGGGCCCCCTTGAACCATTCGAACCATTCGAGCCGTTTCAAGGTAGAACAGCAGCAAGTAATCAAATCAGTTACAAAATCTATCCTAACCCAAGCAGTAATATTATCAATATAAATCTGGCTGATGAAAATTACAGACCAGTATCAAGCAGTATAATCAGTGCTGAATTATATAATATCACTGGTGATCTGAAATCTGCTGTAGCAATTAAAAACCATACTGCGCAACTCAATGTTTCTAATTTACCGCTGGGAGTCTATGTAATCCGAATAAACATTGATGGCAAGATTGAAAGTCATCAGGTTTTAATAAAATAA
- a CDS encoding DUF6252 family protein codes for MRKILSLLLILFLFSSCDKDGNLINEKEKLPPITNSGTNTVGCLIDGKVFLPHQSGINPSVNCFYQIEGGEQYFVMNFADLRNGKNEMVVLMLRKVEVKEGEVYKLNKTFTIAPELTGALGVYSSAESQLFYTNETVTGELKITHLDESKSIIAGTFWFDAVSDKGEKVQIREGRFDWNY; via the coding sequence ATGAGAAAAATATTATCATTATTATTAATTTTATTTCTGTTTAGTTCCTGTGACAAGGACGGTAACCTTATAAACGAAAAAGAGAAACTACCTCCAATAACAAATAGCGGAACAAACACTGTCGGATGTTTAATTGATGGAAAAGTATTCCTACCACATCAAAGCGGTATTAATCCTTCTGTAAATTGTTTTTATCAGATTGAAGGGGGAGAACAATATTTCGTTATGAATTTCGCAGATCTTCGCAATGGAAAAAATGAAATGGTTGTACTGATGCTTAGAAAAGTTGAAGTAAAGGAAGGAGAAGTTTATAAATTAAATAAAACATTTACCATAGCACCTGAACTAACTGGGGCATTAGGAGTTTACAGTTCGGCAGAGAGTCAGTTGTTTTACACTAATGAAACAGTGACCGGTGAATTGAAAATAACACATTTAGATGAATCAAAATCAATTATTGCAGGGACTTTTTGGTTTGACGCTGTAAGTGATAAAGGTGAGAAAGTACAGATAAGAGAAGGACGGTTTGATTGGAATTATTAA
- a CDS encoding HlyD family secretion protein: MAEDTTFELRSEEVQDILTRVPHWMIRWGTVLIFVIIFMLFFVSWFIKYPDVVNTEIVITTNIPPEKIVSKSSGRIEAILVKNKSIVSRNSTLAIIENTANYNDVFLLKKIVDEYNVNNPQKAFPFALLKNAQLGEIESAFAVFQKDYQAEELNKDLQPFQVENRAQVSEKVQIKERLEILQQQKVINESELQLQKNEIARFETLFNKGIISAQEMEAKKLGYLQAQKNYKGLLTSISQLKSSLIDNSKLSQNSQISGTKEEVTLGRNMAQSFYQLKKVIKDWELAYALKSSVSGVVTFLQVWTENQTINVGDNVFSIIPDTKNGFVGKVKAPALNSGKIKVGQTVNIRLANFPDREFGVLKGKIQNISLVPDKDGNLLLDVALPNGLLTSYKKQILFQQEMKGTSEIVTEDLRLIERILYQFKSIFKQV; the protein is encoded by the coding sequence ATGGCAGAAGATACTACATTCGAATTAAGAAGTGAGGAAGTTCAGGACATCCTTACCAGAGTACCCCACTGGATGATACGTTGGGGAACCGTTTTGATATTTGTAATTATTTTTATGTTGTTTTTTGTATCCTGGTTTATCAAATACCCGGATGTTGTAAATACCGAAATTGTCATTACAACCAATATTCCGCCAGAGAAGATAGTTTCGAAATCTTCCGGGCGTATCGAGGCTATTTTGGTAAAAAACAAATCGATAGTTTCAAGAAACAGCACACTCGCAATTATCGAAAACACAGCCAATTACAATGATGTTTTTTTATTGAAAAAAATCGTTGATGAATATAATGTCAACAACCCACAAAAAGCTTTTCCTTTTGCTTTGCTAAAAAATGCACAATTAGGAGAAATCGAAAGTGCTTTTGCTGTTTTTCAGAAAGATTATCAGGCCGAAGAATTAAATAAAGATTTACAGCCTTTTCAGGTCGAAAACAGAGCGCAGGTTTCAGAGAAAGTTCAGATCAAAGAAAGATTAGAGATTTTGCAACAGCAAAAGGTCATTAACGAAAGTGAATTGCAGCTTCAGAAAAACGAAATAGCACGTTTTGAAACTTTATTCAATAAAGGCATTATTTCAGCTCAGGAAATGGAGGCTAAAAAGTTAGGTTATCTTCAGGCACAGAAGAATTATAAAGGGCTTTTAACGTCTATTTCTCAATTGAAGTCCTCTTTGATTGATAATTCAAAATTAAGTCAGAATTCGCAGATAAGCGGCACTAAGGAAGAAGTTACTCTTGGCAGAAACATGGCGCAATCTTTTTATCAGCTTAAAAAGGTAATAAAAGATTGGGAATTGGCTTACGCCTTAAAATCTTCAGTAAGCGGAGTAGTTACATTTTTGCAGGTTTGGACAGAAAACCAAACCATAAATGTTGGTGATAATGTGTTTTCGATTATTCCGGACACAAAAAATGGTTTTGTCGGGAAGGTTAAAGCACCGGCTTTAAATTCCGGAAAGATAAAAGTAGGGCAAACGGTAAATATTCGATTAGCGAATTTTCCGGACAGAGAATTTGGTGTGCTAAAAGGAAAAATCCAGAATATTTCATTGGTTCCGGATAAAGATGGAAATTTGTTATTAGATGTTGCTTTGCCAAACGGATTGCTAACGTCGTATAAAAAACAAATTTTGTTTCAGCAGGAAATGAAAGGAACTTCCGAAATTGTAACCGAAGATCTAAGACTAATCGAAAGGATTTTATATCAGTTCAAGAGTATTTTCAAGCAGGTTTAA
- a CDS encoding peptidase domain-containing ABC transporter, which yields MSNFPFYKQADFKDCGPTCLKIIAKHYGKTIQIQELRYISETTREGSNLLFLSDAAEKIGFRTLGVKLNLEGLQEAPLPCILHWNKNHYVVLYKIKKDTFYISDPAFGLIKYNKQDFLKFWIGNNADDSTQEGVTLLMEASPNFFQSEFDKEENKGLGFSLLSQYVLRYKSFLIQLSIGLLASSLLQLIFPFLTQSIVDVGIQNQNIHFIYLILFAQLFLFAGRTGLELIRSWILLHLSTRINISLISDFFIKLMNLPISFFDVRMTGDIMQRINDHRRIEKILTTSSLNVLFSTLNMFVLGGVLAYFNLQIFFVYFTGSILYFGWITLFLKRREVLDYKRFAEVSNEQNKVMELINGMQEIKLHNAEKQKRWGWEYVQARLFRVSIKGLVLEQTQTIGSSVINELKNIFIIFLSAKLVIDGSITLGMMLAISSIVGSLNGPITQLIEFVRELQDAKISLARLSEIHEKEDETQQEVHQTGDVPFDSDIEIKNLSYRYLGSDVPVLDDLTLRIPANKVTAIVGVSGSGKTTLMKLLLKFYEPEIGEVHIGNTQLRNISQRAWRSNIGAVMQEGFIFSDTIANNIAIGVDKVDKERLVYAADVANIKEYISGLPLGYNTKIGAEGVGMSTGQKQRLLIARAVYKNPEILFFDEATSALDANNEKEIMRKLDIFFKDKTVVVIAHRLSTVMNADQIVVLDKGKIIEIGNHSALVEQKGNYFELVKNQLQLGN from the coding sequence TTGTCAAACTTTCCATTTTACAAACAAGCTGATTTTAAAGATTGTGGACCGACATGTTTAAAAATAATAGCTAAACATTACGGAAAAACAATCCAAATTCAGGAGTTAAGGTATATTAGCGAAACAACTCGTGAAGGTAGTAACTTGCTTTTTTTAAGCGACGCCGCAGAGAAAATTGGTTTTAGAACTCTAGGCGTAAAATTAAATCTGGAAGGATTACAAGAGGCTCCATTGCCTTGTATTTTGCATTGGAACAAAAACCATTACGTAGTACTTTATAAAATTAAAAAAGATACATTCTACATTTCAGACCCCGCTTTTGGTTTAATTAAATATAACAAACAGGATTTTCTAAAATTTTGGATAGGAAACAATGCAGACGATTCTACTCAGGAAGGCGTGACATTATTGATGGAAGCTTCTCCAAATTTTTTTCAGTCAGAATTTGATAAAGAAGAAAATAAAGGATTAGGTTTTAGTTTGTTGTCGCAATATGTATTGCGATACAAATCATTTTTAATTCAACTTAGTATAGGATTATTGGCCAGTAGTTTATTGCAACTGATTTTCCCGTTTTTAACCCAAAGTATTGTGGATGTTGGTATACAGAACCAGAATATTCATTTTATATATTTAATTCTTTTTGCTCAATTATTCCTTTTTGCCGGAAGAACAGGTTTAGAACTTATCAGGAGCTGGATATTACTGCATCTTTCTACCCGAATCAATATCTCGCTAATTTCGGATTTCTTTATTAAATTAATGAATCTCCCCATTTCATTTTTTGATGTTAGAATGACCGGAGATATAATGCAGCGAATTAACGATCACCGCAGAATCGAAAAAATCCTGACCACATCATCCTTAAATGTTTTGTTTTCAACACTTAATATGTTTGTTCTTGGAGGAGTGTTGGCTTACTTTAATCTTCAGATATTTTTTGTTTATTTTACCGGAAGTATTCTTTATTTTGGATGGATAACCTTATTCTTAAAACGAAGAGAAGTTCTGGATTATAAACGATTTGCCGAGGTTTCCAATGAACAAAACAAAGTCATGGAACTCATCAACGGAATGCAGGAAATTAAACTTCATAATGCCGAAAAACAAAAACGTTGGGGTTGGGAATATGTTCAGGCAAGACTTTTCAGGGTTTCGATAAAAGGATTGGTTTTAGAGCAAACCCAAACCATAGGTTCATCAGTAATTAATGAATTAAAAAACATCTTCATTATATTTCTTTCGGCCAAACTGGTAATTGACGGCTCTATAACCTTAGGGATGATGCTGGCAATAAGTTCAATCGTAGGAAGTTTAAACGGACCAATTACGCAACTTATCGAATTTGTGAGGGAACTTCAGGACGCAAAGATTTCATTGGCCAGATTGTCTGAAATTCATGAGAAAGAAGATGAAACCCAACAAGAAGTTCATCAGACAGGTGATGTTCCGTTCGATTCTGATATCGAGATAAAGAATCTATCGTACCGCTATCTGGGATCGGATGTTCCGGTTTTAGATGATCTAACACTAAGGATTCCTGCCAATAAAGTCACTGCAATAGTAGGCGTTAGCGGAAGCGGGAAAACTACCTTAATGAAACTGCTTCTCAAGTTCTATGAACCCGAAATAGGAGAAGTTCATATTGGAAATACACAACTTAGAAATATTTCGCAACGCGCCTGGAGATCTAATATTGGGGCTGTTATGCAGGAAGGTTTTATCTTCTCAGATACCATTGCCAATAATATAGCTATTGGTGTTGATAAAGTTGATAAAGAGCGCTTGGTATATGCTGCAGATGTGGCCAATATAAAAGAATATATTAGTGGCCTACCATTGGGTTATAATACTAAAATTGGTGCCGAAGGAGTAGGAATGAGCACAGGACAAAAGCAACGTTTATTGATCGCAAGAGCCGTTTATAAAAATCCTGAAATCTTGTTTTTTGATGAAGCTACATCGGCCTTAGATGCAAATAATGAAAAAGAAATCATGCGCAAACTGGATATTTTCTTTAAAGATAAGACCGTTGTGGTTATTGCACACCGATTGAGTACAGTAATGAATGCTGATCAAATCGTGGTTCTGGATAAAGGAAAAATTATAGAGATTGGTAATCATTCTGCTTTGGTAGAACAAAAAGGAAATTATTTTGAACTGGTTAAAAATCAATTACAATTAGGAAATTAA
- a CDS encoding S41 family peptidase, whose translation MAQENQPKLNMDFESIDSQGRPSDWFEWGDLQTTIDSSNKISGNNSVSIKSFESEKFGSIVYSIPNVFTGKEITLEGYIKASNVSGQVGLLLRIDKDNDAVEFNNMLSMDLKGTFEWTKYKITVPYHDDADAIYIGGLLTGKGKVWFDNFKVSVDGVNIEKLYQDTMSPALAEQDKEFDQGSNFYLNNPTILQIQNIEKLGKLWGHLKYHSASVAKGDYNFDYELIRKLHLINNPEFDSELQIWKEKLTKADQNIRAHYYLDFKKTLNPVFKNESAYSNMKYDDDGLKLIALFRYWSVIEYLFPYKNLTDLQWGDILKKYIPKFLLVDDELSYKLLLIELFKETGDSHASIYNMGEKIEHYFGENQIPITAKIINNQVIVTDFKNIPQLKTGDEILAFDGEKIDIRIARLTKYTIASNVSSQNRDVILKLFLTNKNDVEIRVRRNNKNFNIQANSTKINYFNQNKPSNVELAGDIGYIYPGSLKKNELKEILKRYKNKKGIVIDLRCYPSDYIIDIIGGLMMPEPKEFAKFSATSLKEIGQFKVKGAITVGDNNPDYYKGKVAVLIDENTQSSAEFTVMALRVLPNVAVIGSQTAGADGDVSEIILPGNASTMMSGIGIFYPDMKETQRIGMIPDIKVSPTRKGIEQNIDEVLLEALKFIKKY comes from the coding sequence ATGGCTCAAGAAAATCAGCCTAAATTAAACATGGATTTCGAGAGTATTGATTCTCAAGGCAGACCTTCGGATTGGTTTGAATGGGGAGATTTACAAACAACGATTGATAGTTCCAACAAAATTTCGGGTAATAATTCAGTATCGATCAAATCTTTTGAATCCGAAAAATTTGGTAGTATAGTTTACTCGATACCCAATGTATTTACCGGCAAGGAAATTACTCTGGAGGGGTATATTAAAGCATCCAACGTTTCAGGGCAGGTTGGTCTGCTTTTGAGAATTGATAAGGATAATGATGCTGTTGAATTTAACAATATGCTCAGTATGGATCTTAAAGGCACTTTTGAATGGACAAAATACAAAATTACCGTACCTTATCATGATGACGCTGATGCTATATATATTGGAGGGCTGTTAACAGGTAAAGGAAAGGTTTGGTTTGATAACTTCAAAGTCTCCGTAGATGGAGTAAATATTGAAAAGTTATATCAAGATACAATGTCCCCTGCTTTAGCTGAGCAAGATAAAGAATTTGATCAAGGTAGTAATTTTTACCTGAATAATCCTACAATCTTGCAAATTCAGAATATAGAAAAACTAGGCAAATTATGGGGGCATTTAAAGTATCATAGTGCAAGTGTTGCGAAAGGGGATTACAATTTTGATTATGAATTAATTAGAAAACTCCATCTTATAAATAATCCAGAATTTGACTCTGAACTTCAGATTTGGAAAGAAAAATTAACAAAAGCTGATCAAAACATAAGGGCTCATTATTATCTTGACTTTAAAAAGACTCTGAATCCTGTTTTTAAAAATGAATCAGCATATTCTAATATGAAATATGATGATGATGGCTTAAAATTAATTGCTCTGTTTCGTTACTGGAGTGTAATTGAGTACTTATTTCCATATAAAAATTTAACAGATCTACAATGGGGGGATATCTTAAAAAAATATATTCCTAAATTTTTACTTGTTGATGACGAACTTTCATATAAATTATTACTTATTGAGCTTTTTAAAGAAACTGGAGATTCACATGCATCAATATACAATATGGGAGAGAAAATTGAGCATTACTTTGGTGAGAATCAAATTCCAATTACAGCTAAAATAATAAATAATCAAGTTATTGTAACCGACTTTAAGAATATACCACAGTTAAAAACCGGTGATGAGATTTTGGCTTTTGATGGAGAAAAAATTGATATACGCATCGCAAGACTTACCAAATATACCATTGCTTCAAATGTCTCTTCACAAAATAGAGACGTAATACTAAAGCTATTTTTGACCAATAAAAATGATGTAGAGATCCGGGTCAGAAGAAACAATAAGAATTTTAATATCCAGGCAAATTCTACAAAAATTAATTATTTTAATCAAAATAAGCCTTCAAACGTAGAACTTGCAGGTGATATTGGCTATATCTATCCGGGAAGCCTTAAAAAAAATGAGCTCAAAGAAATTTTAAAAAGATATAAAAATAAAAAAGGTATTGTAATAGATTTAAGATGTTATCCAAGCGATTACATTATTGATATAATTGGAGGATTAATGATGCCGGAACCAAAAGAATTTGCAAAATTTTCAGCTACTTCACTAAAAGAAATAGGGCAGTTTAAGGTAAAAGGTGCCATTACAGTTGGAGATAACAATCCGGATTATTATAAAGGTAAAGTTGCTGTATTGATAGATGAAAACACACAAAGTAGTGCTGAATTTACTGTTATGGCATTACGAGTTTTACCTAATGTAGCTGTAATAGGGAGCCAGACTGCCGGAGCCGATGGAGATGTATCGGAGATAATTTTACCTGGAAATGCATCTACAATGATGTCTGGAATAGGAATTTTTTATCCAGATATGAAAGAAACGCAAAGAATTGGCATGATTCCAGATATTAAAGTGTCACCAACTCGCAAAGGAATTGAACAAAATATAGATGAAGTTCTCCTGGAGGCTTTAAAGTTTATTAAAAAATATTAA
- a CDS encoding lanthionine synthetase LanC family protein: protein MIDNLQSVLKTINNIVNEQYASRKQLGLCSGLSGAALFQFYYSRYTQDNEISNSGIDILGECISQINNGYMYPTFCDGFAGLTWLFDHLEQQNFIDLDTIDLDSFDNYLYNSMLLDFDKKNYDFLHGAIGYTVYFLERFKNSKQENKLRYKSYIESFIEFLENSSVRGEKGIMWLSKDYETGNEVYNLGLSHGVASIIGILNQLCDTKEFNVRCSPLLMGAVNELLNYKNDIELFPSYFPSWISFSSQEYYKKSRLGWCYGDLGIGLQLFYTSKILKNTDLETESIEILTHCATRRSPEQTSVDDGAVCHGAFGNALIFNNIYVNTGKMIFREARDYWLEKGIELSFEDDKLLKIGQNELKEISLLTGVAGIGLSIISCLSDLNKWENSIMLYHHE, encoded by the coding sequence GTGATAGATAATTTACAATCCGTTCTTAAAACAATAAATAATATCGTAAATGAGCAGTATGCCTCAAGGAAACAGCTAGGGCTATGTTCAGGGCTTTCAGGAGCAGCTCTTTTTCAATTTTATTATTCACGTTATACCCAAGATAATGAAATAAGTAATTCAGGCATTGATATTTTGGGAGAATGCATATCGCAAATAAATAACGGATATATGTATCCGACATTCTGTGATGGTTTTGCAGGATTGACATGGTTGTTCGACCATTTGGAGCAACAGAATTTTATTGATTTGGACACTATTGATTTAGATAGTTTTGACAATTATCTATATAATAGCATGCTGCTGGATTTTGATAAAAAAAATTATGATTTTCTGCACGGTGCAATTGGCTATACAGTTTATTTTTTAGAGCGTTTCAAGAACTCTAAGCAAGAAAACAAATTAAGATATAAGAGTTATATTGAAAGTTTTATAGAGTTTTTAGAAAATTCCTCAGTACGCGGAGAGAAAGGTATCATGTGGCTATCAAAGGACTATGAGACAGGCAATGAAGTATATAATCTTGGGTTATCTCATGGAGTGGCAAGCATAATAGGAATATTAAATCAGCTTTGCGATACTAAAGAGTTTAATGTAAGATGCAGCCCGTTACTTATGGGAGCTGTTAACGAGCTTTTGAATTATAAAAATGATATAGAATTGTTTCCCTCATACTTCCCTAGCTGGATATCATTTTCTTCTCAGGAATATTATAAAAAAAGCAGATTAGGCTGGTGTTATGGTGATTTAGGAATAGGTCTGCAACTTTTTTATACTTCAAAAATTTTAAAAAACACTGATCTAGAAACGGAATCGATTGAGATACTAACCCACTGCGCTACTCGCAGAAGTCCTGAGCAAACAAGTGTTGATGACGGGGCAGTTTGTCATGGGGCTTTTGGCAATGCATTAATTTTTAATAATATATATGTAAACACTGGAAAGATGATTTTCAGAGAAGCAAGAGACTATTGGCTTGAGAAAGGGATTGAACTTTCATTCGAAGATGATAAACTTTTAAAAATCGGGCAAAATGAACTTAAAGAAATTTCATTACTAACAGGAGTGGCAGGTATAGGTTTGTCGATAATTAGCTGTCTATCTGATTTAAATAAGTGGGAGAACTCTATAATGCTGTATCATCATGAATAA